A region of Ornithorhynchus anatinus isolate Pmale09 chromosome 5, mOrnAna1.pri.v4, whole genome shotgun sequence DNA encodes the following proteins:
- the CLDN19 gene encoding claudin-19, with product MANSGLQLLGYFVALSGWVGIIASTALPQWKQSSYAGDAIITAVGLYEGLWMACASQSTGQVQCKLYDSLLSLDVHIQTARALMVVSVLLGFMGVVVSVVGMKCTRVGDSNPTAKDRVAISGGALFLLAGLCTLTAVSWYATLVTQEFFNPSTPLNARFEFGPALFVGWAAAGLAMLGGSFLCCVCPGDERGTNQQHYRPGPASAAREPKVSAPMRGDPGL from the exons ATGGCGAACTCCGGCTTACAGCTCCTGGGCTACTTCGTGGCGCTGAGCGGCTGGGTGGGCATCATCGCCAGCACGGCGCTGCCTCAGTGGAAGCAGTCGTCCTACGCGGGGGACGCCATCATCACGGCGGTGGGACTGTACGAGGGCCTGTGGATGGCCTGCGCTTCCCAGAGCACCGGCCAGGTGCAGTGCAAGCTCTACGACTCTCTGCTGTCACTTGATG TTCACATCCAGACGGCACGGGCTCTCATGGTGGTCTCCGTGCTCCTGGGCTTCATGGGTGTCGTGGTCAGTGTCGTGGGCATGAAGTGCACCCGGGTGGGCGACTCCAACCCCACAGCCAAGGACCGTGTGGCCATCTCTGGGGGCGCTCTCTTTCTTCTAGCAG GACTCTGCACGCTGACCGCCGTCTCCTGGTACGCAACGCTGGTGACACAGGAGTTCTTCAACCCCAGCACCCCATTAAATGCCAG GTTCGAGTTTGGGCCGGCCCTGTTCGTGGGCTGGGCGGCGGCCGGCCTGGCCATGCTGGGCGGCTCCTTCCTCTGCTGTGTCTGTCCCGGCGATGAGCGAGGCACCAACCAGCAGCACTACCGGCCCGGGCCCGCTTCCGCCGCCCGGGA ACCCAAAGTGTCTGCGCCCATGAGGGGAGACCCGGGTCTGTGA
- the LOC120638405 gene encoding claudin-16-like, translated as MGCLALISTALLVTATWTDCWMVNSDDSVEVSHKCRGLWRECVTNVLDGIRTCDQYGSILARHPRRVVLTRSLLLLSGLLCGSGMLALLPALARVRLLMDRWRRLGFVAGLLLGAGGFPGALGSFWFAAEVALERAALNPARGPLSGHWEWGWSLWFGIVGSAGCLVAALGLACSLSGPPGKGATGRRSWTSRPEPGPMYALNSRV; from the exons ATGGGCTGCCTGGCTCTCATCTCCACCGCCCTCCTGGTCACGGCCACCTGGACCGACTGTTGGATGGTCAACTCGGACGACAGCGTGGAG GTGAGTCACAAGTGCCGGGGGCTATGGCGGGAATGCGTCACCAACGTGTTGGATGGCATTCGGACGTGTGACCAGTACGGCTCCATCCTGGCCCGGCACCCAC GGCGGGTGGTGCTGACGaggtctctgctcctcctctctggaCTCCTCTGTGGCTCCGGGATGCTGGCGCTGCTCCCGGCTCTGGCCAGAGTCCGGCTCCTCATGGACCGCTGGCGACGGCTTGGCTTTGTGGCCGGGCTGCTCCTTGGGGCCGGAG GGTTCCCCGGAGCGCTGGGATCCTTCTGGTTTGCAGCAGAGGTGGCGTTGGAGCGGGCGGCGCTCAACCCGGCTCGAGGGCCCCTGAGCGGGCACTGGGAGTGGGGTTGGTCTCTCTGGTTCGGGATCGTGGGCTCTGCGGGCTGCCTGGTTGCCGCCCTGGGTCTTGCCTGTTCCCTCTCCGGACCCCCAG GTAAAGGGGCCACTGGTCGCCGCTCCTGGACAAGCAGGCCGGAGCCAGGCCCCATGTACGCCTTGAACTCTCGCGTGTGA